From a region of the Halolamina sp. CBA1230 genome:
- a CDS encoding redoxin domain-containing protein, which yields MVSTGDAAPVFTATRGTSDHEPFELDAHLGDGPIVLAFFPGAFTPPCTNEMVALQERLDAFESAGASVFGVSADSPFSQGAFREEHGIEFDLVSDMAGEVIREYGLEMDIPDLGLYGIANRAVFVLDDEGTVTYSWVADDPTNEPPYDDVIAAVEEV from the coding sequence ATGGTTTCCACCGGAGACGCCGCACCCGTGTTCACGGCGACGAGAGGGACGAGCGACCACGAGCCGTTCGAGCTCGACGCCCACCTCGGCGACGGGCCGATCGTACTCGCGTTCTTCCCGGGAGCGTTCACGCCGCCCTGTACGAACGAGATGGTCGCGCTCCAGGAGCGCCTCGACGCGTTCGAGTCGGCGGGCGCGTCGGTGTTCGGCGTCAGTGCCGACTCGCCGTTCTCCCAGGGGGCGTTCCGCGAGGAGCACGGCATCGAGTTCGACCTCGTGAGCGATATGGCCGGGGAGGTCATCCGGGAGTACGGCCTCGAGATGGACATCCCAGACCTCGGCCTCTACGGCATCGCGAACCGCGCGGTGTTCGTACTCGACGACGAGGGGACGGTGACGTACTCGTGGGTTGCCGACGACCCGACGAACGAACCGCCGTACGACGACGTGATTGCGGCGGTCGAGGAGGTGTAA